Proteins from one Falco cherrug isolate bFalChe1 chromosome 7, bFalChe1.pri, whole genome shotgun sequence genomic window:
- the TGFB3 gene encoding transforming growth factor beta-3 proprotein produces MVQREGRAPRSPRGGGAVRAADTCGGAARRGAPGSAGRGAAHGEGARRGEARRLPLLLAERCQLFLEVLSRARRSEFMHLLAKPQPAGSGEAAASTPPGPPRPLAAARGSLPGAAAAPSHMKMYVQRALVLLSLLSFATVSLSLSSCTTLDLDHIKKKRVEAIRGQILSKLRLTSPPETVGPAHVPYQILALYNSTRELLEEMEEEKEESCSQDNTESEYYAKEIHKFDMIQGLPEHNELGICPKGVTSNVFRFNVSSAEKNSTNLFRAEFRVLRVPNPSSKRSEQRIELFQILRPDEHIAKQRYLSGRNVQTRGSPEWLSFDVTETVREWLLHRESNLGLEISIHCPCHTFQPNGDILENLHEVLEIKFKGIDSEDDYGRGDLGRLKKQKDLHNPHLILMMLPPHRLESPALGGQRKKRALDTNYCFRNLEENCCVRPLYIDFRQDLGWKWVHEPKGYFANFCSGPCPYLRSADTTHSTVLGLYNTLNPEASASPCCVPQDLEPLTILYYVGRTPKVEQLSNMVVKSCKCS; encoded by the exons ATGGTGCAGCGAGAGGGGCGGGCGCCGCGCtccccccgcggcggcggggcggtgCGGGCCGCTGACACGtgcggcggcgcggcgcggcggggcgcccCCGGCTCCGCGGGACGCGGGGCGGCGCATGGGGAAGGAGCCCGGCGCGGCGAGGCACGGCGCCTGCCGCTTCTCCTTGCGGAGCGCTGCCAGCTCTTCCTGGAAGTCCTGAGTCGCGCACGGCGCAGTGAGTTCATGCACCTCCTCGCCAAGCCTCAGCCTGCGGGATCTGGGGAGGCTGCCGCCAGCACACCGCCCGGTCCCCCGCGCCCGCTCGCCGCCGCCCGGGGGTCTCTcccgggggccgccgccgccccctcgcACATGAAGATGTACGTGCAAAGGGCTCtggtgctgctctccctgctgagCTTCGCCACCGTGAGCCTCTCGCTGTCCTCCTGCACCACCTTGGACCTGGACCACATCAAGAAGAAGCGGGTGGAAGCCATCCGGGGGCAGATCCTGAGCAAGCTGCGGCTCACCAGCCCCCCGGAGACCGTGGGGCCGGCCCATGTGCCCTACCAGATCCTGGCCCTCTATAACAGCACccgggagctgctggaggagatggaggaggagaaggaggagagctGCTCGCAGGACAACACCGAGTCCGAATACTATGCCAAAGAGATCCACAAATTTGACATGATCCAGGGCCTCCCCGAGCACA ATGAGCTGGGCATTTGTCCAAAAGGTGTCACCTCCAACGTGTTCCGCTTCAATGTGTCCTCAGCAGAGAAGAACAGCACCAACTTGTTCCGGGCCGAGTTTCGGGTGCTGCGTGTGCCCAATCCGAGCTCCAAACGCAGTGAGCAGCGCATCGAGCTCTTCCAG ATCCTTCGGCCGGATGAGCACATAGCAAAGCAGCGCTACCTCAGTGGCAGAAACGTGCAGACACGAGGCTCCCCTGAGTGGCTGTCCTTTGATGTCACCGAGACTGTGCGTGAGTGGCTTCTGCACAGAG AGTCCAACCTTGGCTTGGAAATTAGCATACACTGTCCGTGCCATACTTTTCAACCCAATGGGGACATCTTGGAGAATTTGCACGAGGTCTTGGAGATCAAGTTCAAAG GCATTGACAGTGAGGATGACTATGGCCGTGGGGACTTGGGGCgcctgaagaagcagaaagactTGCATAATCCCCACCTCATCTTGATGATGTTACCCCCACATCGGCTGGAGAGCCCAGCATTGGGAGGCCAGAGAAAGAAACGGGCCCTGGACACCAACTATTGTTTCCG GAACCTGGAGGAGAACTGCTGCGTGCGTCCTCTGTACATCGACTTCCGACAGGACCTTGGCTGGAAATGGGTCCACGAGCCTAAGGGCTACTTCGCTAACTTCTGTTCGGGCCCTTGTCCGTACCTCCGCAGCGCAGACACCACTCACAGCACG GTGCTGGGCTTATACAACACTCTGAACCCTGAGGCATCCGCTTCGCCCTGCTGTGTCCCCCAGGACCTGGAGCCACTCACTATCTTGTACTATGTCGGGAGGACCCCCAAAGTGGAGCAGCTGTCCAACATGGTGGTGAAATCCTGCAagtgcagctga